A section of the Sphaerobacter thermophilus DSM 20745 genome encodes:
- a CDS encoding NUDIX domain-containing protein: MTETTDKPVARGLGWRTVATRRPFTTPWIRLRQDDIAIGDEQITYTYLDQPPGVFVVPVTGDRRVVLIRQYRYPVDAWCLEVPAGGTHDRPGVPLADLAREELLEEVGGTCATIERIGSFHPSVTHSAQECHVFLALGVELGHTPRHEATERIEILPVPVGEALHLARTGRIADGQSALALLLCEERLRQRGYLD; encoded by the coding sequence ATGACTGAGACGACCGACAAGCCGGTAGCGCGGGGGCTGGGCTGGCGGACGGTGGCGACGCGCCGGCCCTTTACGACGCCGTGGATTCGCCTGCGCCAGGATGACATCGCCATCGGCGATGAGCAGATCACCTACACGTACCTGGACCAGCCGCCGGGCGTGTTCGTGGTGCCGGTCACGGGAGACAGGCGGGTGGTGCTGATTCGCCAATACCGCTACCCGGTGGACGCCTGGTGCCTGGAGGTTCCGGCGGGAGGGACGCACGACCGGCCGGGGGTGCCGCTGGCGGACCTGGCGCGAGAGGAACTCCTGGAGGAGGTCGGTGGCACCTGTGCCACGATCGAGCGGATCGGCTCGTTCCACCCGAGCGTGACGCACAGCGCTCAGGAATGCCACGTGTTCCTGGCACTCGGAGTGGAGCTCGGCCATACGCCACGGCACGAGGCGACGGAGCGGATCGAGATCCTGCCCGTGCCGGTAGGGGAGGCCCTGCACCTGGCCCGCACCGGCCGCATCGCCGACGGCCAGAGCGCGCTGGCGCTGCTGCTGTGTGAAGAGCGGCTGCGGCAGCGAGGCTACCTCGACTAA
- a CDS encoding GNAT family N-acetyltransferase, with product MSETLGERRLSGDVVDPLPPGLYPARIPLDGRYARVEPLHPIDHAQELWDASHDGPKDVTDRIWDYLPYGPFPSFDTFRAWLRTCSATADPTFFAIRDGRTGKAAGMASYLNIRPSDGVIEIGHIWLAPSLQRSREATEALYLLIRHAIDDLGYRRVEWKCNALNEPSRRAAVRLGFAYEGTFYRHVIVKGRNRDTAWFSILAEEWSPIRANFEAWLAPENFDADGRQIQSLGAMNRALREGHPR from the coding sequence GTGAGCGAGACACTCGGGGAGCGCCGGCTATCGGGCGACGTAGTCGACCCACTTCCACCAGGGCTCTACCCGGCGCGGATTCCGCTTGACGGGCGCTACGCACGGGTCGAGCCATTGCATCCGATCGACCACGCTCAGGAGTTGTGGGACGCGTCGCACGACGGACCGAAGGACGTGACCGATCGGATCTGGGATTACCTGCCGTATGGCCCGTTTCCCAGCTTCGACACGTTCCGTGCCTGGCTACGAACCTGCTCGGCAACGGCCGATCCGACCTTCTTCGCGATTCGCGACGGGCGGACCGGCAAAGCCGCGGGGATGGCCAGCTATCTGAACATTCGCCCCAGCGACGGGGTCATCGAGATCGGCCACATCTGGCTGGCACCCTCGCTACAGCGGAGCCGGGAGGCGACCGAGGCACTCTACCTCTTGATCCGCCATGCGATCGACGATCTCGGCTATCGCCGGGTGGAGTGGAAATGTAACGCGCTCAATGAGCCGTCACGCCGGGCAGCCGTCCGACTCGGCTTCGCCTATGAAGGGACCTTCTATCGGCACGTGATCGTCAAGGGGCGGAACCGTGACACCGCCTGGTTCTCGATCCTCGCCGAGGAGTGGTCCCCGATCCGGGCGAACTTCGAGGCCTGGCTGGCACCGGAGAATTTTGATGCGGACGGCCGGCAGATCCAGTCGCTCGGCGCCATGAACCGGGCACTGCGCGAGGGCCACCCCCGCTAA
- a CDS encoding aminopeptidase — protein sequence MDGTRIERLARVLTEYSLELQPEERVVMIGSPLAAPLLLAAYQHALRLGAFPILDVHLPEAQEILLREGNDAQLQAISPLEAFASLEADARLSVIAPENTRMLAGIDPARQQVFSRARASLRERHLERAAQGELKWCGTLFPTAALAQEADMSLRDYTEFVVRAGFLDDPDPVARWRDLAAYQQRLIDWLTPRHEVHVVGPDTDLRLRISGRTWINSDGHRNFPSGEIFVGPVEDSVEGHIRFTHATIVQGREVEDVRLWFERGRVVKATAAKNQDFLEAMLNTDEGARYLGEFAFGTNRAIDRFTRNILFDEKIGGTIHMALGAGYPDSGSRNQSAIHWDLICDLRQGGQVTVDGEVFLKDGEYVVQG from the coding sequence GTGGACGGGACTCGAATCGAGCGCCTGGCGCGCGTGCTGACCGAGTACTCACTGGAGTTGCAGCCGGAGGAGCGCGTGGTCATGATCGGGAGCCCGCTGGCGGCGCCGCTGCTCCTGGCTGCCTACCAGCACGCGCTGCGGCTCGGGGCGTTCCCCATCCTCGACGTCCATCTGCCCGAGGCACAGGAGATCCTGCTGCGGGAGGGGAACGATGCGCAGCTCCAGGCGATCTCGCCACTGGAGGCATTCGCCAGCCTCGAGGCCGACGCCCGGCTCTCGGTGATCGCGCCGGAGAACACGCGGATGCTGGCGGGGATCGACCCGGCGCGGCAACAGGTCTTCTCCCGTGCCCGCGCCAGCCTCCGCGAGCGCCACCTGGAGCGTGCCGCTCAGGGGGAACTGAAATGGTGCGGGACGCTCTTCCCGACCGCCGCCCTGGCTCAGGAAGCCGACATGTCACTCCGGGACTACACGGAGTTTGTCGTCCGCGCCGGGTTCCTCGACGACCCAGACCCGGTGGCCCGCTGGCGCGACCTGGCAGCATACCAGCAGCGGCTGATCGACTGGCTCACGCCGCGGCACGAGGTCCATGTCGTCGGCCCGGACACCGACCTGCGGCTGCGCATCTCCGGCCGGACCTGGATCAACTCCGACGGCCACCGCAACTTCCCGAGCGGCGAGATCTTCGTCGGACCGGTCGAGGACTCGGTGGAGGGGCACATCCGCTTCACCCACGCCACGATCGTGCAAGGGCGCGAGGTGGAGGACGTGCGCCTCTGGTTCGAGCGTGGCCGGGTGGTCAAGGCCACCGCGGCGAAGAACCAGGACTTCCTCGAAGCGATGCTCAACACCGATGAGGGGGCGCGCTACCTGGGCGAGTTCGCCTTCGGCACCAACCGGGCGATCGACCGCTTCACCCGCAACATCCTCTTCGACGAGAAGATCGGCGGGACGATCCACATGGCGCTCGGCGCGGGGTACCCTGACAGCGGCTCGCGCAACCAGAGCGCGATCCACTGGGACCTGATCTGTGACCTGCGCCAGGGCGGGCAGGTGACGGTCGACGGCGAGGTGTTCCTGAAGGACGGCGAGTACGTGGTGCAAGGGTGA